A stretch of the Porifericola rhodea genome encodes the following:
- a CDS encoding Gfo/Idh/MocA family protein encodes MKINSISRRNFNRKLSAGLGGAALAPQLSYASMFANKPEQNKKLGIALVGLGSYSTNQLAPALQETEHCYLAGIVTGTPAKAKTWTDKYNIPQKNIYNYETFDQIADNPDIDIVYVVLPNSMHAEYSIRAAEAGKHVICEKPMAISSEECRQMIDACNQANVKLSIGYRLHFEPHNQEVMRLGQQKVMGDITLIQCGAGYLMGDNWDQWRLDKKLAGTGALGNMGVYAIQAAIYTVGQNPTYVRAQEFKTKPKKFKEVDETVTFQFEFPTGTVANLHTSHNARTNRLYAACEKGWFELEPFSPYGGIKGSSSEGPISYPQVNQQALQMDDFANCIKNDKQTPVPGEMGMRDVQIIEAILESIDSGNKVMLKDLAY; translated from the coding sequence ATGAAAATAAACAGCATCAGTCGTCGTAATTTTAACCGTAAGCTTAGTGCTGGTCTAGGAGGGGCAGCATTGGCTCCTCAACTTTCTTATGCTTCTATGTTTGCAAACAAGCCGGAGCAAAACAAAAAGCTAGGCATCGCACTGGTAGGCTTGGGCAGCTACAGTACTAACCAACTGGCTCCGGCACTACAGGAGACGGAACATTGCTACCTCGCGGGTATAGTAACAGGCACCCCTGCTAAAGCCAAAACCTGGACTGATAAATACAATATCCCTCAAAAGAACATTTACAATTATGAGACTTTTGACCAGATAGCTGATAATCCTGATATCGATATCGTATATGTTGTACTACCCAACTCCATGCATGCTGAGTATAGCATCCGAGCCGCCGAAGCTGGTAAGCATGTCATCTGCGAAAAACCCATGGCCATCTCTTCTGAAGAATGCCGACAGATGATTGATGCCTGCAATCAGGCCAATGTAAAACTTTCTATAGGTTACCGCTTACACTTTGAGCCTCATAACCAGGAGGTCATGCGTCTGGGGCAGCAAAAAGTAATGGGTGATATAACGCTTATTCAATGTGGTGCTGGCTATCTTATGGGTGATAACTGGGACCAGTGGAGGTTAGACAAAAAGCTGGCAGGTACTGGTGCATTAGGCAATATGGGCGTGTATGCTATACAGGCGGCGATTTATACCGTAGGGCAAAACCCCACATATGTACGTGCTCAGGAGTTTAAAACCAAGCCGAAGAAGTTTAAAGAAGTTGATGAAACTGTCACTTTTCAGTTTGAGTTCCCTACTGGCACAGTAGCTAACCTACATACCAGCCATAATGCACGTACTAACCGACTGTATGCTGCCTGCGAGAAAGGCTGGTTTGAGCTAGAACCATTTTCGCCCTACGGAGGCATCAAAGGTAGCAGCAGCGAAGGGCCTATTAGCTATCCTCAGGTAAATCAACAGGCACTGCAAATGGATGATTTTGCCAACTGTATCAAGAACGATAAACAGACTCCCGTACCCGGAGAAATGGGCATGCGCGATGTGCAGATTATTGAAGCTATCCTGGAGTCTATTGATAGCGGTAATAAGGTAATGCTGAAGGATTTAGCCTATTAG
- a CDS encoding sialidase family protein yields the protein MLSIEKTLLSLFISTLLSIATLAQEVPQVPGTIVSYSPASSQKYIGSPSICILPNGNYVASHDHFGKGSTEHEKARSFVFLSTDKGASWNPLAEIDGQFWSKLFYHQGALYLLGTDKHHGDMIIRRSEDEGRTWTEPKNKKNGLILKGEYHCAPTPIILHNGRLWRAMENAKAPTTKWGERYSTFMMSIPEDADLLHAKNWTSSEQLSYHANYLEGDFGGWLEGNAVVGPDGKILNILRVDNRAENAEDKAAIVLISEDGKKASFNPDNGFMDMPGGSKKFTISYDSLSQKYWMIANYIPQKYKVEEKPARIRNTQALCSSDDLKTWNVHKILLQHPDVEKHGFQYVDWLFEGDDLIYLSRTAFDDDKGGANNFHDANFLTFHRIKNFRQFAQQSISE from the coding sequence ATGCTTAGCATTGAAAAAACTCTCTTGTCATTATTTATTTCTACACTTCTTTCTATAGCTACCCTCGCCCAGGAAGTACCTCAGGTACCGGGCACTATCGTCAGCTATAGCCCTGCTTCATCTCAAAAATATATCGGCTCTCCCAGCATTTGTATTTTGCCTAACGGAAACTATGTAGCCTCTCACGACCACTTTGGCAAAGGCTCTACCGAACATGAGAAAGCACGTTCATTTGTTTTTCTTTCAACCGATAAAGGGGCTAGCTGGAATCCATTAGCTGAGATAGATGGGCAGTTCTGGTCTAAGTTGTTTTACCACCAAGGTGCTTTATACCTACTAGGCACAGATAAACATCATGGAGATATGATCATCCGCCGATCTGAGGATGAGGGCCGAACCTGGACTGAACCCAAAAACAAAAAAAATGGCTTAATCTTAAAAGGTGAATACCATTGTGCTCCTACCCCTATCATTCTACACAATGGCAGATTGTGGAGAGCGATGGAAAATGCCAAAGCTCCCACTACCAAATGGGGCGAGCGGTACAGCACCTTTATGATGTCAATTCCAGAAGATGCTGATCTTCTGCACGCAAAAAACTGGACAAGCAGTGAGCAACTTAGCTACCATGCTAACTACCTTGAAGGTGACTTCGGAGGCTGGCTGGAAGGTAATGCTGTTGTTGGGCCTGATGGAAAAATTCTCAATATTTTAAGAGTTGACAACAGAGCTGAAAATGCTGAGGATAAAGCTGCTATCGTTCTAATCAGCGAGGATGGAAAAAAAGCCAGTTTTAATCCTGATAATGGATTTATGGATATGCCGGGAGGCTCAAAAAAATTTACTATTAGTTACGATTCGCTTTCGCAAAAGTATTGGATGATCGCCAACTACATTCCTCAGAAATACAAAGTAGAAGAGAAGCCGGCACGTATAAGAAACACACAGGCTTTGTGCAGTTCTGACGACCTTAAGACCTGGAATGTACACAAGATTTTGTTACAGCACCCAGATGTTGAAAAGCATGGCTTTCAGTATGTAGACTGGCTCTTTGAAGGAGACGATCTCATTTATCTTTCTCGTACTGCCTTTGATGATGACAAGGGAGGAGCAAATAATTTTCACGATGCTAATTTTTTGACTTTTCATCGCATCAAAAACTTTCGGCAGTTTGCTCAGCAGAGTATTAGTGAGTAG
- a CDS encoding tetratricopeptide repeat-containing sensor histidine kinase, which yields MKSLLTTIICILLCNTSIVFAQQQKKIDSLISQLEHVSGKEKIDLYNQIGWEYRLSYPDSTTFYCQLAVEYGEKHDLQYGAAQAKNYMGVASIYQGKYSQAFTMHKQALFSASASKDSSQIAHAYNSLGRLFFSQGDQIESYQYYHKALNIFTQIGDQQGASYCYKSLAELYALRNEYDKSEDMLFKALKIRKNLHDDRGVVSVYKELASISTDQYDYSKAHEYLNTARDISTQVGDQVNLAEIDLSTAELYYKQERYNKSLLSGLSALTTAQNIDNQQLLANINLLLGKTYLYKRNLYTARQHLEKVIRYAENSKLLRPLTDAHYYLAQVHEELQSYKTALFYHQKYINYKDSLFNVEKAKNMERLETRLLLKQKEYEYKILEASAAQKEFTIRQEKSKNIAQNIIIVLALVLLTVFIVFFNRSNNQNKLLEIRRKKIEQQHKEISFQNEKISEQYMQLELQNKKLQKVNKEKDTLMNIVAHDLKSPLNRLSGLSDLLMLPNQDSHERERYASMIKETSQVGVNLVQDLLDMNAFTSTTGFKYTDLNLKQFLSDQAKSHESAASNKSLRMHVQCDAYIDFRSDLVYLSRIMDNLLSNAIKFSYAETDIFINGGLHDKHHFEISVEDQGPGFSEEDKKHLYKKFTKLSARPTHGESSHGLGLAIVKTLVDKMGGQIYLDSKTGEGSKFTLVFPLSDSMPLV from the coding sequence ATGAAATCTTTATTAACCACCATCATCTGCATTTTGCTGTGCAACACATCTATTGTTTTTGCTCAACAGCAAAAAAAGATTGACAGTCTGATTTCTCAACTTGAACATGTTTCAGGGAAGGAAAAGATAGACCTTTACAACCAGATTGGCTGGGAATACCGTCTATCTTACCCTGACAGTACAACTTTCTACTGCCAGTTAGCCGTTGAATATGGCGAAAAACACGACTTACAATACGGAGCAGCTCAGGCCAAAAACTACATGGGGGTAGCCTCAATTTACCAAGGTAAATACTCTCAGGCATTTACCATGCACAAGCAGGCCCTTTTCAGTGCCTCAGCCTCAAAAGATTCTTCGCAGATAGCCCATGCTTACAACAGCCTGGGCCGCCTGTTCTTTTCACAGGGAGACCAGATAGAATCGTATCAGTATTACCATAAAGCGCTTAATATCTTTACCCAGATTGGTGACCAGCAGGGAGCCAGCTATTGCTATAAAAGTCTGGCAGAACTCTATGCCCTTCGTAATGAATACGATAAGTCAGAGGATATGCTATTTAAAGCGCTGAAGATCCGCAAGAATCTGCACGATGACCGGGGAGTAGTATCTGTGTACAAAGAGCTGGCTTCTATTTCTACAGACCAATATGATTATTCTAAAGCCCATGAGTACCTTAATACAGCCAGGGATATCAGTACCCAGGTAGGCGATCAGGTTAACCTTGCCGAAATTGACCTGAGTACTGCTGAGCTATACTACAAACAAGAGAGATACAACAAATCTTTACTTAGCGGACTTTCAGCACTTACAACAGCTCAAAACATTGATAACCAGCAGCTTCTTGCCAATATTAATTTACTACTGGGCAAAACGTATTTGTACAAAAGAAACTTATATACTGCCCGTCAGCATCTGGAAAAGGTTATCCGCTATGCTGAAAACAGTAAGTTGCTGCGGCCATTGACCGATGCACACTATTATCTGGCTCAGGTACACGAAGAGTTACAGTCTTATAAAACGGCTTTATTTTATCATCAAAAATATATTAACTATAAAGACTCACTCTTTAATGTAGAGAAGGCCAAGAACATGGAGCGTCTGGAGACGCGTCTCCTACTCAAACAAAAGGAATACGAATACAAAATACTGGAAGCTTCTGCTGCGCAGAAAGAATTTACCATCAGGCAGGAAAAGAGTAAAAACATCGCTCAAAACATCATTATTGTATTAGCCCTGGTGCTGTTAACTGTCTTTATCGTATTCTTTAACCGCAGTAATAACCAAAACAAGCTTCTTGAGATTCGCCGAAAGAAAATAGAGCAGCAACACAAAGAAATCAGCTTCCAGAACGAAAAGATAAGCGAGCAATACATGCAGTTGGAGTTGCAGAACAAAAAGCTACAAAAAGTAAATAAGGAAAAAGACACGCTGATGAATATTGTGGCACATGATTTAAAATCTCCATTGAACCGTTTGTCTGGCTTGTCCGACCTGCTTATGCTACCTAACCAGGACAGCCACGAAAGAGAACGCTACGCTTCTATGATTAAGGAAACTTCTCAGGTGGGTGTTAACCTGGTGCAAGACCTGCTGGATATGAATGCCTTCACAAGCACCACAGGCTTCAAGTATACAGACCTTAACCTCAAACAGTTTTTGAGTGATCAGGCAAAGTCACATGAGTCTGCGGCAAGTAATAAAAGTTTACGCATGCACGTACAATGCGATGCGTACATAGATTTTCGTTCCGATCTCGTTTATCTTTCGCGCATTATGGACAACTTACTGTCCAACGCAATTAAGTTCTCCTATGCTGAAACCGATATTTTTATTAATGGCGGGCTACATGATAAGCACCACTTTGAGATTAGTGTAGAAGATCAGGGGCCAGGCTTTAGTGAGGAAGATAAAAAGCACCTCTACAAAAAATTTACGAAGCTGAGTGCCCGCCCTACACACGGGGAAAGTTCTCATGGCCTGGGGCTGGCTATTGTAAAAACATTAGTAGATAAAATGGGAGGTCAAATCTATCTGGACAGTAAAACAGGAGAAGGCAGTAAGTTTACTCTAGTTTTTCCTCTTAGTGATTCTATGCCTCTGGTGTAA